In Nocardioides cavernae, a single genomic region encodes these proteins:
- a CDS encoding AI-2E family transporter, whose protein sequence is MVDEDAPAPYVPTKAAPAPVLLRHSPFNIGFFGALGALIAIFLTEQLLSISSVLVLLVMSMFLAIGLNPTVEFFMRRGLRRGLSVLLVLVVVISVLALFVVAIAPVISEQIAAITRNAPGWLDDLESNAQVQQLDAKYDVIAKARDYIQNGDFGERVFGGALGVGLKVLSAVANSLIVIVLMIYFLASLPSIKHAGYSLAPASKRPRVSELGDKIIRSTGAYVAGAFLVALCAGLSTLIFSFIVGLGDYAFALAFVVGLFSLIPVVGAFVSGALMTLLALTVSPTVALVALIYYVAYQQVESYLIYPRIMKKSVDIPGSVTVVAALVGGSLMGIVGALLAVPVAAALLLLHREVVLTRQDAR, encoded by the coding sequence GTGGTCGACGAGGACGCGCCTGCCCCCTACGTGCCGACCAAGGCCGCGCCGGCACCGGTGCTGTTGCGGCACTCACCCTTCAACATCGGCTTCTTCGGTGCCCTCGGCGCGCTGATCGCGATCTTCCTGACCGAGCAGCTGCTCAGCATCTCCTCGGTCCTGGTCCTGCTCGTGATGTCGATGTTCCTCGCCATCGGCCTCAACCCAACCGTGGAGTTCTTCATGCGCCGCGGCCTGCGGCGCGGGCTGTCGGTGCTGCTGGTGCTCGTCGTGGTGATCAGTGTCCTCGCGCTGTTCGTCGTGGCGATCGCGCCGGTGATCAGCGAGCAGATCGCGGCCATCACGCGCAACGCTCCCGGCTGGCTCGACGACCTGGAGTCGAACGCCCAGGTGCAGCAGCTCGACGCCAAGTACGACGTCATCGCCAAGGCGCGCGACTACATCCAGAACGGCGACTTCGGCGAGAGGGTCTTCGGCGGCGCGCTCGGCGTCGGGCTCAAGGTGCTCTCCGCCGTGGCCAACAGCCTGATCGTGATCGTGCTGATGATCTACTTCCTCGCCTCGCTCCCCAGCATCAAGCACGCCGGCTACTCCCTCGCGCCCGCATCGAAGCGGCCCCGGGTCAGCGAGCTGGGCGACAAGATCATCCGCTCCACCGGCGCCTACGTGGCCGGTGCGTTCCTCGTCGCGCTGTGCGCGGGCCTGAGCACGCTGATCTTCTCGTTCATCGTCGGGCTGGGTGACTACGCCTTCGCGCTCGCGTTCGTCGTCGGGCTCTTCTCCCTCATCCCGGTCGTCGGCGCCTTCGTGTCAGGAGCGCTCATGACGCTCCTGGCGCTGACGGTCTCCCCGACGGTCGCGCTGGTGGCGCTGATCTACTACGTCGCCTACCAGCAGGTGGAGTCCTACCTCATCTACCCGCGGATCATGAAGAAGTCCGTCGACATCCCGGGTTCGGTGACGGTGGTGGCCGCACTCGTGGGCGGATCGCTCA